The region CTCGCACACGGGAGACGTCCACGTAGCCGGCTTCGGCGAGGGCTGACAGGTGTTTGCTGAGAACCGAATCCGAGACCTCCAGGCTGTCCCGTATCTCGGCGAACGGCAACGATCGCACCGGGGAGAGCATCGCGCAGATCTGCAGGCGCAGGGGCGCGTGGATCAGCTCGTTGAACGCCGCCTTGCTCACCGCTGCCACGCCCGAGATTGACGCCGATAGGAGGCCTGCGCGGCGAACATGCAGGCCGCAA is a window of Sporichthyaceae bacterium DNA encoding:
- a CDS encoding transcriptional regulator: MAAVSKAAFNELIHAPLRLQICAMLSPVRSLPFAEIRDSLEVSDSVLSKHLSALAEAGYVDVSRVRADARSRRQVTLTKTGRAALRAHLAALQAIAAAAEPATTEQRSGARAPKGYQARSEALRDPRIA